The following is a genomic window from Candidatus Vondammii sp. HM_W22.
CATACCCGGGATCGTAAAGCCGGATCATCATGCTTCCTGCTTTTGTGGCTATAATTGCTGCGGCTCATCTGAATGACTGTACAGGCCCGGCGGTTGCTAACCCGGTAACTGTCCTGGAGAAAGGTAATCAAACGTCGACGCTTGGTCTGCAGCGCTTTTTTCGCACGACATCTATAGGCGACGATTCTTGTCCTCTAGTTGACGTAAACTCCGTCGCTCTGAAACGCCTAAACCTCCAAACTTCTTTTTCCGATTGTAAAACGTCGCGTCCGATATTCCCATCTTGCGGCAGACCTCTGAAATCCGCGTTCCGCTTGCTTTCAGCTTAACGGATCCGCCAGAATTCTCTAATTTAGATCAGTACGGTTTTTAGGGAGGAGGTCAGTATGGGGAGCCCATTCACACTGTTTCCATGAAGGCATTCGGAACTTACATCCTATCACTAAAGACAAAATTTCCCCAGCACCCCACAAAGCTCTATAATTACACACTTTTTCAGACCGGAACGTTTCGATGGCCGCTAACACCCAAGACCGCACTGAACAACTCAAGACCCTGCTTCAGCAGCGCATTCTGATTCTGGACGGTGCCATGGGAACCATGATCCAGCGCCACAAGCTGGAAGAAGCGGATTATCGCGGCGAGCGATTCGCTGACTGGGCCTCGGACCTGAAGGGCAACAACGATCTGCTTTCACTGACCCAGCCTGAGGTGATCAAAGATATCCACTTGGCCTACCTGAAGGCGGGCGCCGATGTTCTCGAGACCAATACTTTCAACGCTAACCGTATTTCCATGGCCGATTACGCCATGGAGGAGCTGAGCTACGAAATCAATGTCGCCTCGGCAAAATTGGCCAGGCAGCTGGCAGACGCAGTCTCAACGCCTGACAAGCCCCGATTTGTGGCTGGTGTAATCGGGCCAACCGGCCGTACCTGTTCACTGTCACCGGAAGTGAATGATCCCGGCTTCCGGAATATCGCATTCGATGATCTGGTGGCCGCCTACGCGGAGGCAACACGAGGTCTGATCGAGGGTGGTTCGGATATTCTGCTGATCGAGACCATTTTCGATACGCTGAATGCAAAAGCTGCAATCTTTGCCGTGGAGCAGGTGTTTGAGGAGGAGGCACTGAGACTGCCCATCATGATCTCCGGCACCATCACCGATGCCTCCGGACGTACACTGTCAGGCCAAACCACGGAGGCATTTTATAACTCTCTGCGCCACGCCCAGCCCATCTCCATTGGCCTTAACTGTGCCCTAGGACCGGATCAGCTGCGACAGTATGTCGAGGAGCTCTCCCGCATCGCAGAGATCCATGTCTCGGTACACCCCAATGCAGGCCTGCCCAATGAGTTTGGCCAGTACGACCTTGGTCCGGATGAGATGGCCCGGCAGATTGACGAGTGGGCGGGCAGCGGCTTTCTTAATATCGTCGGCGGCTGCTGCGGCACCACTCCGGATCATATTCGTGCTATTGCAGAGACAGTGACCAACCACACCCCAAGAGCACTGCCGGAGATAGCGAAAGAGTGCCGGCTCGCCGGCCTGGAGCCCTTTAACATTGGCCAGGACGCCCTGTTTGTCAACGTGGGCGAGCGTGCCAACATCACCGGTTCCGCCGTTTTCAAGCGGCTGATCCTGGGCGAAGAGTATGAAAAGGCCCTAGATATCTGCCGCCTTCAGGTAGAGAACGGCGCCCAGATTATCGACATCAATATGGATGAGGGGATGCTCGAATCCCGTGATGCCATGGTGCATTTTCTCAACCTGATCGCCTCAGAGCCTGATATTTCTAGAGTCCCGGTAATGATTGATTCCTCCAAATGGGAAATTCTGGAGGCGGGCCTGAAGTGCGTTCAAGGCAAATCCGTGGTCAACTCCATCTCCCTGAAAGAGGGAGAGGTACCCTTTATTCGCCATGCAAAACTGATCCGCTGTTATGGTGCGGCCGCGATCGTGATGGCCTTCGACGAAGAGGGACAGGCGGATACGCTGGGGCGAAAGATCGAAATCTGCCAGCGAGCCTACCGCATCCTCACTGAAGAGGTTGGCTTTCCCGCCGAGGATATTATCTTCGATCCGAATATTTTTGCCGTAGCCACCGGCATCGAGCAGCACAACAACTATGGGGTGGATTTCATTGAAGCCACCCGTGAGATCAAGCGAACACTGCCACACGCCATGATCTCCGGCGGCGTATCCAACGTCTCCTTCTCGTTCCGCGGCAACAACCCTGTTCGTGAGGCGATTCACGCTGTATTCCTCTACCACGTCATTGGCGCCGGACTAGATATGGGTATTGTCAACGCCGGGCAACTGGCGATCTATGACGACCTGCCGGAAGAACTCCTCAATCGGGTTGAAGACGTGGTACTCAATCGCCGGGCCGATGCAACGGAGAGACTGCTTGAAGTCGCCGAAAAATACCGGGGAGATGGCACTGCCAGTGAACAGAAAATAGATCTGGAGTGGCGTCGATGGCCTGTCGCCAAACGCATAGAACACGCCATGATCAAAGGCATCACTGAATATATCGAAGAGGATACCCGGGAAGCGCAGCAACAGGCAGAGCGCTCGCTGGATGTCATCGAAGGTCCGCTGATGGATGGCATGAATGTGGTCGGCGACCTGTTTGGGGAAGGCAAAATGTTCCTACCCCAAGTGGTTAAATCCGCCCGCGTAATGAAGAAGGCTGTAGCCTGGCTTGAGCCTTACATAGAAGCGGAGAAGTCTGAAGCTTCCGCCAAATTCCAGGGAAAAATTCTGCTCGCCACAGTGAAAGGCGACGTCCATGATATTGGCAAAAATATTGTCGGTGTGGTGCTTCAATGCAATAGCTACGAAGTAATCGACCTCGGCGTCATGGTACCGGCTGAGACCATTTTACAGCGAGCCAGGGAAGAACAGGTCGATATCATCGGCCTCTCCGGCCTCATCACCCCCTCCCTGGACGAAATGGTGCACATGGCAGGGGAGATGGAGCGGCTGAATATGAAGATCCCGCTGTTGATCGGTGGTGCAACCACATCACTGATCCACACAGCGGTGAAAATTGAACCCAAGTACAGTGGTCCGGCGATCTATGTACCCGACGCATCGCGCGCCGTGGGAGTAGCCAGTAAACTGCTTTCGGAGAGCCATAGAACCCAGTACGTAGCGGAGACAAAAAAAGAGTATCAGGCCGCCCGGGAACGCCGGGCCAATCAGCAGCAGTCACGCTCTCTGATCTCTCTGGCCCAGGCGCAAGCCAATCCTCTGCCCATTGATTGGCAAAACTATACCCCTGCCTTACCCAACCAGCCCGGCATTCATCTGTTGAATGATATTCCTCTGGAATTAATCACCCCCTTTATCGATTGGACCTTCTTCTTCCACGCATGGGAGATGAAAGGGCGCTACCCGAGAATCCTGGATGATCCGGATAAAGGCGAAGAGGCCGGTAAACTGTTCGACGACGCCGAAGCCATGCTGAAGCAGATCATCAGTAATAAATGGCTGAGCGCCAATGCCGTGGTAGGTATTTTTCCTACAAATGCCAAAGGCGATGATATTGAGGTTTATAAGGATGAGAGCCGTAAGGAAGTGCTCACTCACTTCCATTTTCTGCGTAAGCAGGGTAAGCAGCCGACTGGAAAATTCAACGAGTCTCTGGCTGATTATGTGGCGCCGACAAAGAGCGGCGTGAAGGATTATATCGGTGGTTTTGCCTGTACCGCCGGTATTGGCATCGACGAGCATATCGCCCGATTCGAGGCGGACCATGATGACTACAGTGCCATTATGCTGAAAGCAATTGCAGACCGGCTGGCCGAAGCCCTGACGGAATGGCTGCACCAGCATGTGCGGAAAGTGCTGTGGGGCTACGCCGCCGATGAAACACTCAGCAATGAAGCCTTGATCAAAGAGGAGTACAAAGGCATTCGCCCAGCCATAGGTTATCCAGCCAGCCCGGACCATACGGAGAAGGATATTCTATGGAATTTGCTGGCGGTGGAAAAAAATACTGGCATCCAGCTTACCGAGTCAAAAGCGATGATTCCCACCGCCGCCGTCAGCGGCCTCTACTTCAGCCACCCTCAAGCACGCTATTTTGCCGTAGGCAAGATCGACAGGGATCAGCTGGAGTCCTACGCCGAACGTAAAGGTATGACCGTAGATGGGGCGGAACAGTGGCTGTGCTCGAACCTGGGATATAAATAATCCCGATAACATCCAGGTTGACGTACTCTCAAGTGAATAATAAATTTGCCGTCTAAAATAAAATCGGAACGGGTGGTTCGAATGAATTTGAACCGAATATAACAACCCGGCAACCAGAATCCATCCAAAAGAGTTACACATGCTTAAACCCGGTGATCGAGCCCCGGATTTCGAGCTGCCAAGCGCTGACCTGGAGATGACCCTGTCTGCGAATTTCGTCGGCAAAAACAATATGGTTCTCTACTTTTATCCAAAAGATACCCCGGCTGCACCATGGAAGCGATTGACTTCTCAGATCTCCTGGATGAGTTTCAGGCGCTCAATACTGGAATCTTCGGCATCAGCAGAGACAATTGTCTCTGCCATGGAGATTTCCGCGACAAACATGGCCTCACTATTCTCCTGCTGGCCGATATCGATGGCGTGCTCAGTGAATCTATGATGTATGGCGGGAAAAGAGGCCCATGGTGAAAGGCGCATAGGAATGCTCAGATCCACGTTCATCATCGACAGACAAGGCATTATCCGCCATGCACTCTATGACATAAAGCCCAAGGGACATGCCGCAGAGGTGCTTGAACTGGTTAAAGCTCTTTAGGCAATCGCCACACCCTCCAGTGCACAGTCTTATTGAGAAGCGACCCCATGTTGATATAAGGTGTTGATAATAAAAACTCATCTACCTACCTATAGTGAAGCTCCGCACTCAAATATTACTGTTCTTTTTTCTGTTCGCACTCACACCCTTGCTTTTGGCAGTAGTGATCAACCTGCCGTTGGTACTGGAGCGGATGGAACGCTTCTACCACGAAGCCCATTTGCAGAACCTGCAGGCAGACTTTCGTGACCTCGACCAGCATCTGGCCAGCCGTAACGAAATGGTCCGCCTGCTGGCCAAGCTGCCGGAACCAGGCATGGCTCTCGACGCAGCCCAACAAGGTATTGATGAAAAACTTGATTTGGCAAGAGCTAGGTACATCCAATGGATGAACCAAATTCTCAAAGACCAACTGGATATAGTGCAGATTGTTTTTTTCGACAACGTCGGCCATGAGCGTTTCTGGCTGGACCGGGACAAATCAACCCAAGAGTGGCAACCCACGACCCGGCGCCCAGCGGTGCCTTCAGATGAGTTTTTCAAAGCCGCCATGAAAGTTGATTATGGCCAAGTCGTTATCAGCTCCATCAGCCTGGACCCCGAAGCTGGCGCCGAAGACCCACGGCGCTTCATGACCCTGCGGCTAATCAGCCCGATCAGCCACAGCAACAATACACCCGCCATCGGTGCCGTTATGATAAGCATTGATGTGGGTGGCATGGCACGCTATTACCACAACACACTTTGGGTTCACAATAG
Proteins encoded in this region:
- the metH gene encoding methionine synthase, which produces MAANTQDRTEQLKTLLQQRILILDGAMGTMIQRHKLEEADYRGERFADWASDLKGNNDLLSLTQPEVIKDIHLAYLKAGADVLETNTFNANRISMADYAMEELSYEINVASAKLARQLADAVSTPDKPRFVAGVIGPTGRTCSLSPEVNDPGFRNIAFDDLVAAYAEATRGLIEGGSDILLIETIFDTLNAKAAIFAVEQVFEEEALRLPIMISGTITDASGRTLSGQTTEAFYNSLRHAQPISIGLNCALGPDQLRQYVEELSRIAEIHVSVHPNAGLPNEFGQYDLGPDEMARQIDEWAGSGFLNIVGGCCGTTPDHIRAIAETVTNHTPRALPEIAKECRLAGLEPFNIGQDALFVNVGERANITGSAVFKRLILGEEYEKALDICRLQVENGAQIIDINMDEGMLESRDAMVHFLNLIASEPDISRVPVMIDSSKWEILEAGLKCVQGKSVVNSISLKEGEVPFIRHAKLIRCYGAAAIVMAFDEEGQADTLGRKIEICQRAYRILTEEVGFPAEDIIFDPNIFAVATGIEQHNNYGVDFIEATREIKRTLPHAMISGGVSNVSFSFRGNNPVREAIHAVFLYHVIGAGLDMGIVNAGQLAIYDDLPEELLNRVEDVVLNRRADATERLLEVAEKYRGDGTASEQKIDLEWRRWPVAKRIEHAMIKGITEYIEEDTREAQQQAERSLDVIEGPLMDGMNVVGDLFGEGKMFLPQVVKSARVMKKAVAWLEPYIEAEKSEASAKFQGKILLATVKGDVHDIGKNIVGVVLQCNSYEVIDLGVMVPAETILQRAREEQVDIIGLSGLITPSLDEMVHMAGEMERLNMKIPLLIGGATTSLIHTAVKIEPKYSGPAIYVPDASRAVGVASKLLSESHRTQYVAETKKEYQAARERRANQQQSRSLISLAQAQANPLPIDWQNYTPALPNQPGIHLLNDIPLELITPFIDWTFFFHAWEMKGRYPRILDDPDKGEEAGKLFDDAEAMLKQIISNKWLSANAVVGIFPTNAKGDDIEVYKDESRKEVLTHFHFLRKQGKQPTGKFNESLADYVAPTKSGVKDYIGGFACTAGIGIDEHIARFEADHDDYSAIMLKAIADRLAEALTEWLHQHVRKVLWGYAADETLSNEALIKEEYKGIRPAIGYPASPDHTEKDILWNLLAVEKNTGIQLTESKAMIPTAAVSGLYFSHPQARYFAVGKIDRDQLESYAERKGMTVDGAEQWLCSNLGYK